A DNA window from Luteolibacter luteus contains the following coding sequences:
- a CDS encoding thioredoxin fold domain-containing protein yields MRWQYHLPALVAGLLFTGCAGKGGSSAETGENPYNIPTGALAANAAEFGTPIKRGENQAAAAEAAAKALGYNPETDLAHTDPDNPDAELPELQELMAQGPKQDSWRRSESESLRESRRTGKPMLIWFTDSLNSSASKTLSDQLLTTSEFQDWAEENTVRLVVDQNQGSNIDDAVRKKIHSRELKKKYNARGYPTLMVVAPSGEVIGRYTGYRRGKEDFIFGQVKQGVHVAAENQKVWRSSLEKKGYREWSDVKGRKIFAKLGAYKDGELILVEPDGTRARTQEKRLSAEDRVWIQQQKEARGIH; encoded by the coding sequence ATGAGATGGCAGTATCACCTTCCCGCGCTTGTGGCGGGCCTCCTGTTTACCGGTTGCGCCGGCAAAGGAGGGAGCAGTGCGGAAACCGGAGAAAATCCTTACAATATCCCCACCGGAGCACTGGCGGCGAATGCAGCCGAATTCGGCACACCGATCAAACGCGGTGAAAATCAGGCCGCGGCAGCCGAAGCCGCCGCCAAGGCGCTTGGCTACAATCCCGAAACGGATTTGGCTCACACCGATCCCGATAATCCGGACGCCGAATTGCCGGAACTTCAAGAGCTGATGGCCCAAGGCCCCAAGCAGGACAGCTGGCGGAGAAGCGAATCCGAGTCTCTCCGGGAATCCCGCCGCACCGGCAAGCCGATGCTGATTTGGTTCACGGACAGCTTGAATAGCTCCGCCAGCAAGACACTCAGTGACCAATTGCTTACCACCTCGGAGTTCCAAGACTGGGCGGAGGAAAATACGGTCCGTCTGGTGGTTGACCAGAATCAGGGCTCGAACATCGATGATGCGGTCCGCAAAAAAATCCACTCCCGGGAACTGAAGAAAAAATACAATGCCCGGGGCTATCCCACGCTAATGGTCGTCGCCCCATCCGGTGAGGTGATCGGACGCTACACCGGCTATCGTCGGGGGAAGGAGGACTTCATTTTCGGCCAGGTGAAGCAGGGTGTTCATGTGGCGGCGGAAAATCAGAAGGTATGGCGTAGTTCCTTGGAAAAGAAGGGCTACCGCGAGTGGTCCGACGTCAAGGGACGCAAGATTTTTGCCAAGTTGGGTGCCTATAAGGATGGCGAGTTGATTCTGGTGGAGCCGGATGGCACCCGCGCCCGGACCCAGGAGAAGCGCCTCTCTGCCGAGGACCGGGTCTGGATCCAACAGCAAAAGGAGGCTCGGGGGATTCACTAG
- the trxB gene encoding thioredoxin-disulfide reductase yields MENVIIIGTGCAGYTAAIYTGRANLNPLMLTGTQPGGQLTTTTEVENFPGFPEGIMGPELMMNMQKQAEKFGARIEYANVESVEKRADGSFLVKTSSGEHESHTVIIATGAAPKHLGLPNEKSLIGRGLTSCATCDGAFYRDVPVAVIGGGDSAAEEATFLTRFASTVYLIHRRDELRASKIMADRALANPKIKPVWNSTVTEYLTDAAGEVRAVKLQNLVTGEESELELKCVFVAIGHVPNSAFLGDLVDKDENGYIIQNPGRTSTKTEGLFAAGDVADHYYRQAVTAAGQGCAAALEAERYLADHE; encoded by the coding sequence ATGGAAAACGTCATCATCATCGGCACCGGCTGCGCCGGCTACACCGCCGCCATCTACACCGGCCGCGCCAACCTGAATCCGCTCATGCTCACCGGCACCCAGCCGGGTGGCCAGCTGACCACCACCACCGAGGTGGAGAACTTCCCGGGCTTCCCGGAAGGTATCATGGGTCCGGAGCTGATGATGAACATGCAGAAGCAGGCGGAGAAATTCGGCGCCCGCATCGAATACGCGAACGTCGAATCCGTGGAGAAGCGCGCTGATGGATCCTTCCTGGTGAAGACCTCCTCCGGCGAGCACGAGTCCCACACGGTGATCATCGCTACCGGAGCCGCTCCGAAGCATCTCGGCCTGCCGAATGAAAAGAGTCTCATCGGCCGTGGCCTGACCTCTTGCGCTACCTGTGATGGTGCCTTCTACCGTGATGTGCCGGTGGCTGTGATCGGCGGTGGCGATAGCGCTGCGGAAGAGGCCACCTTCCTGACCCGCTTCGCCAGCACGGTTTACCTGATCCATCGTCGTGATGAATTGCGTGCCTCGAAGATCATGGCGGACCGCGCTCTCGCGAATCCGAAGATCAAGCCGGTGTGGAACTCCACCGTCACCGAATACCTCACCGACGCTGCGGGCGAAGTCCGTGCCGTGAAGCTGCAGAACCTCGTCACGGGTGAGGAGAGCGAGCTTGAGCTGAAGTGCGTCTTCGTCGCGATTGGTCACGTGCCGAACAGCGCCTTCCTCGGAGACCTCGTCGACAAGGATGAGAACGGCTACATCATCCAGAACCCCGGTCGCACCTCGACCAAGACCGAGGGCCTTTTCGCCGCCGGCGACGTCGCCGACCACTACTATCGCCAGGCTGTCACCGCTGCTGGCCAAGGCTGCGCCGCCGCCCTCGAGGCCGAGCGCTACCTGGCAGATCACGAGTGA
- a CDS encoding 3-deoxy-D-manno-octulosonic acid transferase has protein sequence MPFRLVLGLYRLLLPLLFLVALPGWLVRMGRRGGFGSGLRERFSIYKRPEEAEPCGEVHLHSVSVGETMIALKLIRAWKIREPGKRFVVAVGTATGHAVAKEAAIEGVRVTYAPFDFPVCVGRYLGRFEPCQIVLVEGEAWPHLLLECQKRGIPVRLVNARLSPRSERRYRKVASLVQPVFGMLDAVAAQEPSDIARWEALGVAREKITVTGSSKFDPGGAAMPAMREEFSAMIDPFGKGRPVILAASTHGKEEGWLGNVLHNIPALYAVVPRHAERRAEVRAALEGEGYEVVLRSNYHSPRDPLNACLVIDSTGELRDWTAHATMVIIGKSILGTGGQNPAEAILARKPLLFGPHMENFEPLASSLVASGGAIRFRDRWELLHAVKELLSDKARYEQMCDNAAKVLGGHTGATGRILDLLTEG, from the coding sequence ATGCCGTTCCGCCTTGTCCTCGGGCTCTACCGCCTCTTGTTACCGCTGCTGTTCTTGGTCGCTTTGCCGGGTTGGCTGGTAAGAATGGGCCGCCGCGGAGGTTTCGGCAGCGGGCTGCGGGAACGTTTTTCGATCTACAAAAGGCCGGAGGAGGCCGAGCCCTGCGGCGAGGTTCACCTGCATTCGGTGAGCGTGGGCGAAACGATGATCGCGCTGAAGCTGATCCGTGCCTGGAAAATCCGGGAGCCGGGCAAGCGCTTCGTCGTGGCGGTCGGCACCGCCACAGGTCATGCGGTCGCGAAGGAGGCTGCGATCGAGGGCGTGCGCGTGACTTATGCGCCGTTTGATTTTCCAGTCTGCGTCGGACGCTACCTTGGACGCTTCGAGCCTTGCCAGATCGTGCTCGTCGAGGGTGAGGCGTGGCCCCATTTGCTGCTGGAGTGCCAGAAGCGGGGCATCCCGGTGCGTCTGGTGAATGCCCGGCTTTCCCCGCGCTCGGAGCGCCGCTATCGGAAGGTGGCCTCGCTGGTACAGCCGGTCTTCGGCATGCTTGATGCGGTGGCCGCGCAAGAGCCATCGGACATCGCGCGCTGGGAGGCGCTTGGCGTGGCACGCGAAAAGATCACGGTCACCGGCAGCTCGAAGTTCGATCCCGGCGGGGCGGCGATGCCTGCCATGCGTGAAGAATTTTCCGCGATGATCGACCCTTTCGGCAAGGGGCGTCCCGTCATTCTCGCTGCCAGCACGCATGGCAAAGAGGAGGGATGGCTGGGCAATGTCCTGCATAACATTCCTGCGCTCTACGCGGTGGTCCCCCGCCATGCCGAACGACGCGCGGAGGTGCGTGCCGCGCTGGAAGGCGAAGGCTACGAGGTCGTGCTGCGTTCGAACTATCACTCACCTCGTGATCCGCTGAATGCATGCCTGGTGATCGATAGTACCGGTGAGCTCCGCGATTGGACCGCGCATGCGACGATGGTGATCATCGGCAAGAGCATTCTCGGCACGGGAGGACAGAATCCTGCGGAGGCGATCCTTGCGCGCAAGCCGCTGCTCTTCGGACCGCACATGGAGAACTTCGAGCCGCTGGCTTCGTCACTGGTTGCCAGCGGCGGCGCGATCCGTTTCCGCGACCGCTGGGAACTGCTTCACGCGGTAAAGGAACTGCTTTCCGACAAGGCCCGCTACGAACAGATGTGCGATAACGCCGCGAAGGTCCTCGGCGGGCACACAGGAGCGACCGGGAGAATCCTTGATCTCCTGACGGAAGGCTGA
- the rsmD gene encoding 16S rRNA (guanine(966)-N(2))-methyltransferase RsmD, producing the protein MRIIAGTAGRLAIKVPKAVARPTTDFVRQAIFSILGSRIEDAHVLDLFAGSGAIGLEALSRGAASCVFVDEHRQAESVIRENLEKSKLQGARVVRADVHAWLSRDPGSYDLIFADPPYAKNPGDRDHLKELLSKPALGERLAKGGYFIGECSASSRSPEADGWTLEDRREYGGCAILLYAPATPS; encoded by the coding sequence GTGCGAATCATCGCGGGAACTGCCGGGCGACTGGCCATCAAGGTACCAAAGGCCGTGGCACGGCCGACGACCGATTTTGTCCGTCAGGCGATCTTTTCGATCCTTGGATCAAGGATAGAGGACGCCCATGTGCTTGATCTTTTCGCGGGATCCGGGGCGATCGGCCTTGAAGCTTTGAGCCGCGGGGCTGCCAGCTGCGTTTTCGTGGATGAGCATCGCCAGGCTGAATCGGTGATCCGGGAAAATCTGGAGAAATCGAAGCTTCAGGGAGCACGCGTGGTCCGGGCGGATGTACACGCTTGGTTGTCACGGGATCCGGGCAGCTACGATCTGATTTTTGCGGATCCCCCCTATGCCAAGAATCCGGGCGACAGGGACCACCTGAAAGAACTGCTGTCCAAGCCGGCCTTGGGCGAGCGACTGGCCAAAGGTGGCTATTTCATTGGGGAGTGCTCCGCTTCTTCACGCTCCCCCGAAGCCGATGGCTGGACGCTCGAGGACCGCCGCGAGTACGGGGGCTGTGCCATCCTGCTTTACGCTCCGGCCACGCCTTCCTAG
- a CDS encoding sulfatase family protein, whose product MSKAKTAAMGWRPLLGGVAGGTLLFLIYQYGKALWSLANRTGGMDNKFSQLAQSEYLSYLIGQNVVVLLAYLILWIAAILLVTPLVSLIRRWLPWQGKGAIALAALILTALIHSYFETRLEYNRPYFLGGGEQRGMIYLLPDAWQATAKTIVFTAFPLLAFAALAAWWLMKMKPRLRAGVIVAGVLVSAAFAFAPARHKTEATATAPNGKALNVIIVGSDSLRGDRLGFTGYKPSRSDGAAAAGVSPNIDSWAKDAVRFERCYVPMASTLESAVSVMSSTYPHTNGIRHMYPGKEQVEATQAKVRPIAAVLSEKGYDTAAIGDWCAGFYEMMPLGFNEKLVSTFENFRIYMTQAVFMAHFVVPLYFDNPLGYKLFPQITSFAEFVTPEVVTKRVEDKLADQAKTGRPFFWHVFYSCNHLPYNCGQPYNRLFTDPAYKGRNLAKVDFDINEFVSGTSLEDKMSALPEADIRQVRALYDGCTRQFDDCFGRIQAALKKNGLAENTIVIVTADHGDDLYEPGVTLTHGLGFNGGDHCFHIPMALHVPGATPASLPDQIRSIDLSPTLLDLLGVEKPAQWEGKSFAGRIHGTAPQEDRPYYGETSFPFIQFKVPGVDRPKLPPMDELTMIDPGFKHQFVMKPEFNEPVNIAKQRCLRTRNWKVVCTPCSEGNRHYGLFRISTDPDCRDDLSGHMPEILHPMQAALERWMDRHEETAIAEIFPGGEP is encoded by the coding sequence GTGAGCAAGGCAAAGACAGCGGCAATGGGATGGCGCCCCCTTTTGGGAGGAGTCGCGGGTGGGACCCTGCTTTTCCTAATTTACCAGTATGGCAAGGCCCTTTGGAGCCTGGCCAACCGCACCGGCGGAATGGACAACAAGTTCAGCCAGCTGGCGCAGAGCGAGTATCTGTCCTACCTGATCGGCCAGAATGTCGTGGTCTTGCTAGCCTACCTGATTCTCTGGATCGCCGCGATACTCCTTGTAACTCCCTTGGTATCGCTGATCCGGCGGTGGCTGCCATGGCAAGGAAAGGGAGCGATCGCCCTTGCGGCGCTGATCCTGACCGCATTGATCCATTCGTATTTCGAAACACGCTTGGAGTATAACCGTCCCTATTTCCTCGGTGGAGGAGAGCAGCGAGGGATGATTTACCTGCTACCGGACGCTTGGCAGGCTACCGCCAAGACAATCGTCTTCACCGCCTTTCCCTTGCTGGCATTTGCCGCGCTCGCCGCGTGGTGGCTGATGAAAATGAAGCCGCGCCTGCGCGCCGGAGTGATCGTCGCCGGCGTGCTGGTTTCCGCGGCATTCGCCTTTGCACCCGCCCGCCACAAGACGGAGGCCACGGCCACAGCACCCAATGGCAAGGCCTTGAACGTGATCATCGTGGGCTCCGATTCACTCCGTGGAGATCGGCTTGGTTTCACCGGCTACAAGCCCTCGCGAAGCGATGGCGCCGCCGCCGCGGGGGTTTCCCCGAATATCGACAGCTGGGCGAAGGACGCAGTCCGCTTCGAAAGATGCTACGTCCCCATGGCGTCGACGCTCGAGTCGGCGGTAAGCGTGATGAGCTCCACTTATCCGCATACCAACGGCATCCGCCACATGTATCCGGGGAAAGAGCAGGTGGAAGCAACCCAAGCAAAGGTCCGCCCAATCGCGGCGGTGCTCTCCGAGAAGGGTTACGATACGGCCGCGATCGGAGATTGGTGCGCCGGCTTCTATGAAATGATGCCACTGGGCTTCAACGAGAAGCTGGTATCCACCTTCGAGAACTTCCGGATCTACATGACCCAGGCGGTTTTCATGGCGCACTTCGTGGTGCCGCTCTATTTCGACAATCCGCTGGGGTACAAACTCTTCCCGCAAATCACCTCATTCGCGGAATTCGTCACTCCGGAAGTGGTAACGAAGCGAGTGGAGGACAAGCTGGCAGACCAAGCGAAGACCGGCCGGCCCTTCTTCTGGCACGTCTTTTATTCCTGCAATCACCTCCCCTATAATTGCGGACAACCCTACAACCGCCTCTTCACCGATCCTGCTTACAAGGGCCGGAACCTCGCGAAGGTCGACTTCGACATCAATGAATTCGTCAGCGGCACCTCACTGGAGGACAAGATGAGCGCGCTGCCGGAAGCCGACATCCGCCAGGTGCGGGCGCTTTACGATGGCTGCACGAGGCAATTCGACGATTGCTTCGGGCGGATTCAAGCAGCGTTGAAAAAGAACGGCCTGGCGGAGAACACGATCGTGATCGTCACCGCGGATCACGGTGATGACCTTTACGAACCGGGTGTGACCTTGACCCATGGTCTCGGCTTCAACGGTGGCGACCATTGCTTCCACATCCCGATGGCGCTGCATGTACCCGGCGCGACCCCGGCTTCGCTCCCGGATCAGATCCGGAGCATCGATCTATCCCCCACCCTGCTGGACCTGCTCGGTGTGGAGAAGCCGGCGCAGTGGGAGGGCAAGAGCTTCGCGGGACGGATCCATGGCACCGCTCCGCAGGAAGACCGCCCGTATTACGGGGAGACCAGCTTTCCCTTCATCCAATTCAAAGTGCCGGGCGTGGACCGGCCGAAGCTGCCGCCGATGGACGAGCTGACGATGATCGATCCGGGCTTCAAGCATCAGTTCGTGATGAAGCCGGAATTCAACGAGCCGGTGAACATTGCAAAACAACGCTGCCTGCGCACCCGGAATTGGAAGGTAGTTTGCACGCCATGTAGCGAGGGGAACCGCCATTACGGGCTTTTCCGGATCTCGACGGACCCGGATTGCCGGGATGACCTTTCCGGGCACATGCCGGAAATCCTTCATCCCATGCAGGCTGCGCTGGAGCGCTGGATGGACCGGCACGAGGAAACGGCCATCGCCGAAATCTTCCCCGGGGGCGAACCGTAA
- a CDS encoding MGDG synthase family glycosyltransferase yields the protein MPARILICTAAFGEGHNSAARNLALALEEAGAEARVTDPCMLGAPVSTKWICKGYRLVTTRAPRLWYRVYLQTDQVDFTKQRMPLMRKPERKLGELVETWKPDAVVATYPLYPYFLERLLEGHPNPPKIFTVVTDSIEINAAWVKAPTSEWLVSDPFTRTALIKAGLPAERVVDTGFPVNPAFSRLDPVPADDPCKPFRVLHFTTGRRLQVRRISKAILNASPNTEITIILGRNVRHLWHKAKEIRDAFPGRVKIKGWTRKVPALLNSHHLVVGKAGGATVHEAIAARVPMLVHHLVPGQEEGNLKLLEAIGAGGLAETPEALRTAVADLLADDAALWRSMKRKLAVHGRNAGAIASARHILERCKESPAKDQSSQVTSIQE from the coding sequence ATGCCTGCACGGATTCTCATTTGCACTGCCGCTTTTGGCGAAGGTCATAATAGCGCGGCGCGGAATCTGGCGCTCGCGCTGGAGGAAGCGGGGGCGGAGGCTCGCGTGACCGATCCCTGCATGCTCGGTGCTCCGGTAAGCACGAAGTGGATCTGCAAGGGCTACCGCCTCGTCACCACCCGCGCACCGCGGCTTTGGTACCGGGTTTATCTGCAGACTGATCAGGTGGATTTTACCAAGCAGCGCATGCCGCTGATGCGGAAGCCCGAGCGGAAGCTTGGCGAACTGGTGGAGACTTGGAAGCCCGATGCCGTGGTGGCGACCTATCCGCTCTATCCCTACTTTCTGGAACGCCTCTTGGAAGGGCATCCGAATCCGCCGAAGATTTTCACGGTCGTCACCGACTCGATCGAGATCAATGCCGCCTGGGTGAAAGCTCCGACCTCGGAGTGGTTGGTTTCCGATCCTTTCACGCGGACCGCCTTGATCAAGGCGGGACTGCCTGCGGAGAGGGTGGTCGATACCGGCTTCCCGGTAAACCCCGCGTTCTCTCGTCTCGATCCGGTTCCTGCGGACGATCCCTGCAAGCCCTTCCGCGTGCTGCATTTCACCACCGGCAGGCGTCTGCAGGTGCGGCGTATCTCGAAGGCGATCCTGAATGCCTCGCCGAATACCGAGATCACCATCATCCTCGGTCGGAACGTCCGCCACCTCTGGCATAAGGCGAAGGAGATCCGCGATGCCTTCCCGGGCCGCGTGAAAATCAAGGGCTGGACCCGCAAGGTGCCCGCGCTGCTCAACAGTCACCACTTGGTCGTAGGCAAGGCCGGCGGCGCGACGGTTCACGAAGCGATTGCCGCCCGCGTCCCCATGCTCGTTCATCACCTCGTGCCCGGGCAGGAAGAGGGGAATCTTAAGCTCCTCGAAGCCATCGGTGCCGGTGGCCTCGCTGAAACTCCGGAAGCTCTCCGCACCGCCGTGGCAGATCTTCTCGCCGACGACGCTGCGCTATGGCGCTCGATGAAGCGCAAGCTTGCCGTCCACGGCCGGAATGCCGGAGCTATCGCCTCCGCACGGCATATCCTCGAAAGGTGCAAGGAATCGCCGGCGAAAGACCAGTCTTCCCAAGTCACGTCCATTCAAGAATGA
- a CDS encoding HAD-IA family hydrolase translates to MTFLFDIGKVLLDFHFESSLAKLFPPETPDAVERLMVLLEKKDDFESGLIENEVYIPWAIERMGGGIEHTHFIDAWRNIFTPVEPMWRVVESLSAAGHRLILFSNTNGIHCPWIFENYEIFKHFPEAVLSYEAKSIKPHDAIYHHAIEKHGLRPGETLYIDDLGPNIETGKRLGFRSFQYDLNDHPAFERWLAAEMMER, encoded by the coding sequence ATGACCTTCCTCTTCGACATCGGCAAAGTGCTCCTCGATTTCCACTTCGAGAGTTCGCTCGCGAAGCTGTTCCCGCCGGAAACTCCGGATGCGGTGGAGCGGTTGATGGTCTTGTTAGAGAAGAAAGACGACTTCGAAAGCGGCCTGATTGAGAACGAGGTCTACATCCCTTGGGCCATCGAGCGAATGGGCGGGGGAATCGAGCACACGCATTTCATCGATGCGTGGCGGAATATCTTCACTCCCGTCGAACCGATGTGGCGGGTGGTGGAAAGCCTCTCCGCGGCGGGTCATCGCTTGATCCTCTTCTCGAACACGAATGGCATCCATTGCCCGTGGATTTTCGAGAATTACGAGATCTTCAAGCACTTCCCGGAAGCCGTGCTTTCCTACGAAGCGAAGTCGATCAAGCCGCACGACGCGATCTATCACCACGCCATCGAGAAGCACGGGCTGAGGCCGGGCGAGACCCTCTACATCGATGATCTCGGCCCGAACATCGAGACGGGCAAGCGCCTCGGCTTCCGCTCCTTTCAATACGATCTTAACGATCATCCTGCCTTCGAGCGTTGGCTCGCGGCGGAAATGATGGAACGCTGA
- a CDS encoding peroxiredoxin family protein: MRFSLLLAPAAVAIVAPAFAGPAEQAHEISSNYDRDFKLWVLKLNVAPTAEERNKIALERPDTAAAVKKMWAILQPNLSQPWALEPAAWLLRNSGKLVTRDEVGNAKPMMAEAAIAIREAILKNHMANKDLGPLCLALVASNDGGALPFLERVEKESPNKQVQGVAALSVAMILKNLSDEPEVMRRRLTMLRKAIIESSDVEISGVSVAKLAEDELYIIQYLSKGRQAPDLQGVGSGGQPMKLSDYHGKVVVLLFWRSEEGNNELLLEMVRNMRERFTGKPFEVVGVSRDSKEVLRSMQAGGEIAWPNFSDPENKLGAEFRVAGWPLAYVLDGDRRIHYVGAMGSFVELTAAAVLEEK; encoded by the coding sequence ATGCGTTTTTCACTGCTCCTCGCGCCTGCCGCCGTGGCAATCGTCGCTCCCGCCTTCGCGGGCCCTGCCGAGCAAGCACACGAGATCAGCAGCAACTACGACCGCGATTTCAAGCTGTGGGTGCTGAAGCTGAATGTGGCGCCGACCGCGGAAGAGCGGAACAAGATCGCGCTCGAACGCCCCGATACCGCAGCCGCTGTCAAAAAGATGTGGGCCATCCTGCAGCCGAATCTTTCGCAGCCTTGGGCACTGGAGCCGGCCGCCTGGCTGCTCCGGAACTCCGGCAAGCTGGTGACCCGGGATGAAGTGGGCAATGCGAAGCCGATGATGGCGGAAGCCGCGATCGCGATCCGCGAAGCGATACTGAAGAATCACATGGCCAACAAGGACTTGGGGCCACTCTGCCTGGCCTTGGTCGCCTCGAACGACGGCGGTGCCCTCCCCTTCCTCGAGCGCGTCGAGAAAGAGAGTCCGAACAAACAGGTCCAAGGGGTCGCCGCCCTTTCCGTGGCGATGATCCTGAAGAATCTCAGCGACGAGCCCGAAGTGATGCGCCGCCGCCTGACCATGCTCCGCAAGGCCATCATCGAAAGCAGCGACGTGGAGATCAGCGGTGTCTCCGTGGCGAAGCTGGCGGAAGACGAGCTCTACATCATCCAGTATCTCAGCAAGGGCAGGCAAGCCCCTGACCTCCAAGGCGTAGGCTCGGGCGGCCAACCCATGAAGCTTTCCGACTACCATGGCAAAGTGGTGGTGCTACTCTTCTGGCGCTCCGAAGAAGGTAACAACGAGCTGCTTCTGGAAATGGTGCGCAACATGCGCGAGCGGTTCACAGGCAAGCCTTTCGAAGTCGTCGGTGTGAGCCGGGACTCGAAGGAGGTTCTTCGCTCAATGCAGGCCGGCGGCGAGATCGCATGGCCGAATTTCTCAGACCCGGAGAACAAGCTGGGCGCGGAATTCCGCGTCGCCGGCTGGCCGCTGGCCTATGTTCTCGATGGGGATCGCAGAATCCACTATGTGGGCGCGATGGGATCCTTTGTGGAGCTGACGGCGGCAGCGGTTCTGGAGGAAAAGTAA
- the gatC gene encoding Asp-tRNA(Asn)/Glu-tRNA(Gln) amidotransferase subunit GatC, with amino-acid sequence MATEHIDVRKIAGLSRLVLSEEECAVFQRQLDAILGHVESLSTLDVSGIEPTSYPAPVYDVMREDVPGESLPRESVLANAPDQAQDQIRVPKVIADA; translated from the coding sequence ATGGCCACTGAACACATCGATGTCCGCAAGATCGCCGGCTTGTCCCGGCTGGTACTCAGCGAGGAGGAATGCGCGGTTTTCCAGCGCCAGCTCGATGCCATCCTCGGCCATGTCGAGTCTCTCTCCACCCTGGATGTCTCGGGAATCGAACCCACCTCCTATCCGGCACCGGTCTACGACGTGATGCGGGAGGACGTCCCCGGCGAAAGCCTGCCGCGGGAGTCCGTGCTGGCCAATGCCCCGGACCAAGCGCAGGACCAGATCCGGGTCCCGAAAGTGATCGCCGACGCCTGA
- the gatA gene encoding Asp-tRNA(Asn)/Glu-tRNA(Gln) amidotransferase subunit GatA encodes MSLSTSTISALRKRLQAGEITAVDIVDDLAASISARDGEIGAYLSYDLEAARAAAAAADLSLPLGGIPIALKDNINVLGQPCTCGSRFLESGYKAPYDAHVSERLRASGAVLFGRANLDEFAMGSATENSALQKTRNPHDLSRIPGGSSGGSAAAVAANLAIAALGSDTGGSIRQPASHCGVVGLKPSYGRVSRYGLVAFASSLDQIGPLTKSVEDAALLLQAIAGNDRRDSTCLNVPVPDYSEQLNKGVAGLKLGIPREYFGEGIDPAVRAHVEAAAKRLQDQGAELVDISLPHTEHAVATYYIIAPAEASSNLSRFDGIRYGKRAANPEDLLDLYERSREDGFGPEVKRRIILGTYVLSSGYYDAYYTRAQKVRTLIRRDFEKAFEQVDAILTPVAPAPARKIGEFADDPLHEYLSDIFTLAPNLAGLCAISVPCGTVPSGEGTDLPVGLQILAPHLAEEKLLRVAKMAEL; translated from the coding sequence ATGTCCCTTTCCACCTCCACCATTTCCGCCCTGCGGAAGCGCCTCCAAGCCGGGGAAATCACCGCCGTCGATATCGTCGATGACTTGGCCGCCTCGATTTCCGCCCGCGATGGCGAGATCGGTGCCTATCTCTCCTACGATCTGGAAGCCGCCCGTGCCGCCGCTGCGGCTGCCGATCTTTCCTTGCCGCTGGGCGGCATTCCGATCGCCCTGAAAGATAATATCAACGTGCTGGGCCAGCCCTGCACCTGCGGCTCCCGCTTTCTGGAAAGCGGCTATAAGGCACCGTATGACGCCCATGTAAGCGAACGTCTGCGGGCCTCCGGAGCCGTGCTTTTCGGCCGCGCAAACTTGGACGAGTTTGCGATGGGTTCGGCCACGGAGAACTCCGCCCTCCAAAAGACCCGTAACCCGCACGATCTCTCGCGCATCCCCGGTGGTTCCTCCGGTGGCTCCGCTGCCGCAGTCGCCGCGAACCTCGCAATCGCCGCCCTCGGCTCCGATACCGGCGGCTCGATCCGTCAGCCAGCCTCGCACTGCGGGGTGGTGGGGCTGAAGCCCTCCTACGGGCGTGTATCCCGCTACGGCTTGGTCGCTTTCGCGTCTTCTTTGGACCAGATCGGACCCCTCACGAAGAGCGTGGAGGACGCGGCGCTACTGCTTCAAGCGATCGCTGGAAACGATCGTAGGGACTCCACTTGCTTGAATGTGCCGGTTCCTGATTATTCGGAACAATTAAATAAAGGGGTTGCTGGTCTGAAGCTTGGAATTCCTCGCGAGTATTTCGGGGAGGGGATTGATCCCGCCGTTCGCGCCCATGTGGAGGCCGCGGCCAAGCGCTTGCAGGACCAAGGGGCGGAGTTGGTCGACATTTCCCTTCCGCACACCGAACACGCGGTGGCGACCTATTATATCATCGCTCCGGCAGAGGCTTCATCGAACCTCTCCCGCTTCGATGGCATCCGCTATGGCAAGCGTGCCGCCAACCCGGAAGACCTGCTCGATCTTTACGAGCGCTCTCGCGAGGACGGCTTTGGCCCGGAGGTGAAGCGCCGCATCATTCTGGGAACCTACGTTCTGTCCTCCGGCTATTACGACGCCTACTACACCCGCGCCCAGAAGGTCCGCACCCTGATCCGGCGTGATTTCGAGAAGGCCTTCGAGCAGGTGGATGCTATCCTGACCCCCGTGGCCCCGGCTCCGGCTCGGAAGATCGGGGAGTTTGCCGACGATCCGCTCCACGAGTATCTCTCCGACATTTTCACCCTCGCTCCGAACCTTGCCGGTCTCTGCGCTATCTCGGTGCCATGCGGGACGGTTCCGTCGGGCGAGGGGACCGATCTCCCTGTCGGCCTCCAGATTTTGGCCCCGCACTTGGCAGAAGAAAAATTGCTGAGAGTTGCTAAGATGGCCGAGTTGTGA